The Candidatus Saccharimonadales bacterium genome includes the window ATAGTGGCTGAATTTCCTGCCAGTGATCAAAACCACGGCATCTTGCGCGCCATCCCGCAAAACTATGAGGGCCACAGCCTGGGACTGGCGATCATATCTGTAACCGACGAGAAACAGCGTGAATATACTTTTACGACTTACGACTCTGCCGACCATACGGTGCTCAGAATCGGCGATCCGGGAACTTTTGTCCACGGCCGGACTACCTATAATGTCGCCTATAGCCTCAGAAACGTGATAACTTTTTATGACGATCACGATGAGTTTTTTTGGGATATTAACGGCGATCAGTGGCCACAGCCGTTCGGCCTGGTAGCGGCGACTGTCCACATCCCGAATGAGCTTTTGCCGAACTTACAGGATCGACAGCGCTGCTTTAGCGGCAGCTTTGGCTCAACCGCCAGCGATTGCACTATAGAGAGAACCATCACGGCCGACGGCGCCGACATCACCTTTACCGCCCGTCAATTGGCGCCAACTGAGAACCTATCACTAGTACTCGGCTTTAACCCCGGCACCTTCAAAGAAGACCCCTGGCCGGCCCGCCGCCATCAATTCTTCATTCTCAGCGGCCTGCTGCCGCCGGTCCTGACCTTGGGCTACATGCTCCGGCGCTGGAGGCGGTACGGCCGTGATCCGGCCGGGCGCGGCGTAATTATTCCCGAGTACGTGGCGCCGCAAGACTTAAACGCATTAAGCGCCGATGTTATTTTAAATGAGCGGCTCCGCACCGAAGCTATTAGCGCCAGCCTGATTGAACTGGCAGTAGACGGTTACTTAAGAATCCATGAGACCCAGAAAAAACAACTAATTGGCAGCAAACCCGAGTATTCGCTGGAGCTTATCAAAGACGCTAGTAATTTACCGGCGTCACAACAGGCGGTGGTTAACGGCCTGTTTAAATCGCCATCGGCGGTGGGTGAGCTGGTCAACTTGAGCGGCTCGGCCAACAAGCTGTACAAAACGGCCGCCAGGCTGCAACAGGATGTACCCAAAGGGCTCTGGCAACGGCACTATTTTAACTCCGATCCCAATAAAATCCGTCAGCGCTGGTATTTACGCGGCGGGCTAGTATTGATCGTAGGTGGCGGGCTGATGTTTTTCTATCTCAGCCGTTATTTGGGCGCCGGGCTACTGGGCAGCGGCCTAATAATCCTCTTATTCGCTCCAGTTATGCCAGCCCGGTCAAAAAAAGGAGTGGCCGCCCGAGAAGCACTGCTTGGCCTAAAGCAATACATCGGTCTAGCCGAAGTCGAACGGCTCAAATATCTGCAAAGCCCGAAGGGTGTCAAACAATATGGCGACCCGGCTGAGCCGGCGACACAACTCAATTTGTTCGAGAAACTGCTACCATACGCCATGCTTTTCGGCCTGGAAAAGGATTGGGCCAAACAGTTTGAGCAGCTGTACAGCCAGCCGCCAGCCTGGTTCGATTCTTATCACGGGACGTTCACGCCGGTCGTGCTAGCCGATTCTGTCGGCTCGTTGCGGGCCGCCAGCAACACGGCCTTTGCTCCGTCCAGTAGTTCTGGCTCCAGCGGTTTTAGTGGCGGCGGCGGTTTTAGTGGTGGTGGTGGTGGCGGTGGCGGCGGTGGTGGCTGGTAGCCTCTTACCTCGCGTCTGACCTCATCGGCAAAATCGCTAAGAGAAGTCGGTTAATCCCGCTAACACCTCTGTTATACTTGGTTTATGGCAAAACAAAGCGGGAGCAAAGACCAGCCTAATAAACAGCAGCGGTTGGCCATTGAGCACGGCAACGGACCGATGCTAGTCGTCGCTGGTGCTGGCACCGGCAAAACCAAGGTTATCGTTGAACGCATTTTGCGACTTATCGCCGACGGAGTTGATGGCCGGACCATCTTGGCTCTGACTTTTACTGAAAAGGCCGCTCAGGAGATGCTGGATCGCGTGGTGCAAGACTTGAGCGGTTCCTATGGGCTTGATTTGCCGATTACGACGTTTAACGCTTTCGGCGAAATGATTTTAAAAGAGTTCGCGCCGGAAATCGGTCTGGGCTCCAATTTGCGACTTTTGGGCGACGTCGGCAAAATAGTCTTTTTAAAGGAACACCTTGACGAACTGGATCTTGATTACTTCGCGCCGATCTCTAAACCGGACGGCCAGCTTGGCAACCTTGGCGACTACTTTTCTCGGCTCAAGCAACAGCTGGTTTGGCCCCAACAGTACAGCCGATTTGCCAACGCGCTGCCTAAAACTACGCCGGCCGATAAACTGGAGCAAATCAAACACCAAGAACTGGCCAAAGCCTACAAGACCTATATCGAACTTTGCCGACAACTTAATTTTATCGATTATGACGATCAGCTGTTTATGCTGGTCG containing:
- a CDS encoding DUF2207 domain-containing protein; this encodes MKRFLLAFGLLVVGSTQLFAQDVNNFTIESFSADYRLSRDQDGIAAMLVKETIVAEFPASDQNHGILRAIPQNYEGHSLGLAIISVTDEKQREYTFTTYDSADHTVLRIGDPGTFVHGRTTYNVAYSLRNVITFYDDHDEFFWDINGDQWPQPFGLVAATVHIPNELLPNLQDRQRCFSGSFGSTASDCTIERTITADGADITFTARQLAPTENLSLVLGFNPGTFKEDPWPARRHQFFILSGLLPPVLTLGYMLRRWRRYGRDPAGRGVIIPEYVAPQDLNALSADVILNERLRTEAISASLIELAVDGYLRIHETQKKQLIGSKPEYSLELIKDASNLPASQQAVVNGLFKSPSAVGELVNLSGSANKLYKTAARLQQDVPKGLWQRHYFNSDPNKIRQRWYLRGGLVLIVGGGLMFFYLSRYLGAGLLGSGLIILLFAPVMPARSKKGVAAREALLGLKQYIGLAEVERLKYLQSPKGVKQYGDPAEPATQLNLFEKLLPYAMLFGLEKDWAKQFEQLYSQPPAWFDSYHGTFTPVVLADSVGSLRAASNTAFAPSSSSGSSGFSGGGGFSGGGGGGGGGGGW
- a CDS encoding UvrD-helicase domain-containing protein — protein: MAKQSGSKDQPNKQQRLAIEHGNGPMLVVAGAGTGKTKVIVERILRLIADGVDGRTILALTFTEKAAQEMLDRVVQDLSGSYGLDLPITTFNAFGEMILKEFAPEIGLGSNLRLLGDVGKIVFLKEHLDELDLDYFAPISKPDGQLGNLGDYFSRLKQQLVWPQQYSRFANALPKTTPADKLEQIKHQELAKAYKTYIELCRQLNFIDYDDQLFMLVELLKRRPNVLAKLRQRYKYVLVDEFQDTNPMQSAVIDLLVEVGHNLMAVGDDDQS